In Callospermophilus lateralis isolate mCalLat2 chromosome 4, mCalLat2.hap1, whole genome shotgun sequence, one genomic interval encodes:
- the Ybx3 gene encoding Y-box-binding protein 3 isoform X2 — MSEAGEATSTTSTTLPQAPAEAAAAAPQDPAPKSPVGSGAPQAVAPAPAALVAGNPGGDAAPAATGTAAPASSATAGSEDAEKKVLATKVLGTVKWFNVRNGYGFINRNDTKEDVFVHQTAIKKNNPRKYLRSVGDGETVEFDVVEGEKGAEAANVTGPDGVPVEGSRYAADRRRYRRGYYGRRRGPPRNAGEIGEMKDGVPEGAQLPGPVHRNPTYRPRYRRGPPRPRPAPAVGEAEDKENQQAANGPNQPSARRGYRRPYNYRRRPRPPNAPSQDGKETKAGEAPTENPAPATEQSSAE, encoded by the exons ATGAGCGAGGCGGGCGAGGCCACCAGCACCACCAGCACCACCCTCCCGCAGGCTCCGGCGGAGGCGGCCGCCGCGGCGCCCCAGGACCCCGCGCCCAAGAGCCCTGTGGGCAGCGGCGCGCCCCAGGCCGTGGCTCCTGCGCCTGCCGCCCTCGTCGCAGGAAACCCCGGTGGGGACGCGGCCCCGGCAGCCACGGGCACCGCGGCCCCCGCCTCTTCAGCCACCGCCGGCAGCGAAGACGCGGAGAAAAAAGTTCTCG CCACCAAAGTCCTTGGCACTGTCAAATGGTTCAACGTCAGAAATGGATATGGATTTATAAATCG AAATGACACCAAAGAAGATGTTTTTGTACATCAG ACTGCCATCAAGAAGAATAACCCACGGAAATATCTGCGTAGTGTAGGAGATGGAGAAACTGTAGAGTTTGATGTGGTTGAAGGAGAAAAG GGTGCTGAAGCAGCCAATGTGACTGGCCCAGATGGGGTTCCTGTGGAAGGGAGTCGATATGCTGCTGATCGGCGCCGTTATAGACGTGGCTACTATGGCAGACGCCGTGGACCTCCCCGTAAT GCTGGTGAGATTGGAGAGATGAAGGATGGAGTCCCTGAGGGAGCACAGCTTCCGGGACCAGTTCATAGAAATCCAACTTATCGCCCAAGGTACCGTAG GGGACCTCCTCGCCCACGACCTGCCCCAGCTGTTGGAGAGGCTGAAGATAAAGAGAATCAACAAGCAGCCAATGGTCCAAACCAGCCATCTGCTCGCCGTGGATACCGGCGTCCCTATAACTATCGGCGTCGCCCCCGTCCTCCAAATGCTCCTTCACAAGATGGCAAAGAG ACCAAGGCAGGTGAAGCACCAACTGAGAACCCTGCTCCAGCCACCGAGCAGAGCAGTGCTGAGTGA
- the Ybx3 gene encoding Y-box-binding protein 3 isoform X1 has protein sequence MSEAGEATSTTSTTLPQAPAEAAAAAPQDPAPKSPVGSGAPQAVAPAPAALVAGNPGGDAAPAATGTAAPASSATAGSEDAEKKVLATKVLGTVKWFNVRNGYGFINRNDTKEDVFVHQTAIKKNNPRKYLRSVGDGETVEFDVVEGEKGAEAANVTGPDGVPVEGSRYAADRRRYRRGYYGRRRGPPRNYAGEEEEEGSGSSEGFDPPATDGQFSGARSQLRRPQYRPQYRQRRFPPYHVGQTFDRRSRVFPHPNRMQAGEIGEMKDGVPEGAQLPGPVHRNPTYRPRYRRGPPRPRPAPAVGEAEDKENQQAANGPNQPSARRGYRRPYNYRRRPRPPNAPSQDGKETKAGEAPTENPAPATEQSSAE, from the exons ATGAGCGAGGCGGGCGAGGCCACCAGCACCACCAGCACCACCCTCCCGCAGGCTCCGGCGGAGGCGGCCGCCGCGGCGCCCCAGGACCCCGCGCCCAAGAGCCCTGTGGGCAGCGGCGCGCCCCAGGCCGTGGCTCCTGCGCCTGCCGCCCTCGTCGCAGGAAACCCCGGTGGGGACGCGGCCCCGGCAGCCACGGGCACCGCGGCCCCCGCCTCTTCAGCCACCGCCGGCAGCGAAGACGCGGAGAAAAAAGTTCTCG CCACCAAAGTCCTTGGCACTGTCAAATGGTTCAACGTCAGAAATGGATATGGATTTATAAATCG AAATGACACCAAAGAAGATGTTTTTGTACATCAG ACTGCCATCAAGAAGAATAACCCACGGAAATATCTGCGTAGTGTAGGAGATGGAGAAACTGTAGAGTTTGATGTGGTTGAAGGAGAAAAG GGTGCTGAAGCAGCCAATGTGACTGGCCCAGATGGGGTTCCTGTGGAAGGGAGTCGATATGCTGCTGATCGGCGCCGTTATAGACGTGGCTACTATGGCAGACGCCGTGGACCTCCCCGTAAT TAcgctggggaggaggaggaggaagggagcgGCAGCAGTGAAGGATTTGACCCCCCTGCCACTGACGGGCAGTTCTCTGGGGCCCGGAGTCAGCTGCGCCGCCCCCAGTATCGCCCTCAGTACCGGCAGCGGCGGTTCCCGCCTTACCACGTGGGACAGACCTTTGACCGTCGCTCACGGGTCTTTCCCCATCCCAACAGAATGCAG GCTGGTGAGATTGGAGAGATGAAGGATGGAGTCCCTGAGGGAGCACAGCTTCCGGGACCAGTTCATAGAAATCCAACTTATCGCCCAAGGTACCGTAG GGGACCTCCTCGCCCACGACCTGCCCCAGCTGTTGGAGAGGCTGAAGATAAAGAGAATCAACAAGCAGCCAATGGTCCAAACCAGCCATCTGCTCGCCGTGGATACCGGCGTCCCTATAACTATCGGCGTCGCCCCCGTCCTCCAAATGCTCCTTCACAAGATGGCAAAGAG ACCAAGGCAGGTGAAGCACCAACTGAGAACCCTGCTCCAGCCACCGAGCAGAGCAGTGCTGAGTGA